A region from the Hydra vulgaris chromosome 08, alternate assembly HydraT2T_AEP genome encodes:
- the LOC136083542 gene encoding extracellular calcium-sensing receptor-like, translating into MFFLLALFSFALCQKCTKNKIGESDGGKFLIVGLFPMNCSSPNEIDNRTIAWMEAMKYTIEEANKLFNKSLLDYVIYDTYDPTNMDMTSLALLDSFKFYNESSCSIFDICRDLNGQLNQNQVKNILGFVGPAESSTSIYVHELTSVYKHIPIISYAAVSLELNDKKLYPNFFRTVPTDDFQAEFIKKVLQKYNWRYISVIAVDSSYGRAGLEILKQNYERDDICINVLEILQQAYDPQKYSEIATQLNTSQANVIVFWGQFKPLFNFLQEALKLNLSDRIWIISKAVGKNSFFLNFKNTLNNKLLFISYTAGEDQTFKNYFYSLTYENSSEWLKVIFERSRFGNNSNVNVKEIKEVFDLSGVLVVQNAVKVFIEAFCEYQGYSCNSSAPTELHDINDKFKFIQIIKNISFYTLNSSKPLQFNSNQSFDPIYFELYTYNESEFLLVDRWSYNATCLDTINNTKFELLKKISVCSSPCQQGYGKIIPQVQKCCWSCYPCSFDHIVVNESCTKCEKNLLANHNKTKCVEPITIYWSFNDSRKSLNPSLILLSSGFGILTSIFFIYTFIRKKSTPIVRSSCYELSLVQMIMHLIWFVLPFLTFEEEAYLKCAIRIYCSSLLHVSIVTILLVKTTRLVTIFGFCNDCRHFKIEMIYLRSKIAIILILFPCIFTALIFVVHNSKFKVNVSDEPDDEQDNELVIVQRYCDSTSFLIIYLCFVLILSFLCGIQSFKARNLPKTYNENKNIAYSLFLSNVILCVTVGLVSSNLSIENKKLLLCLLSNALNFLQMNFMFFNKVKIIWLNPKKNTHKAFKQISFKYEIKRLRIKGHETNNYLPKNTHGAFKRISFKNELERSVIKDNETNKYPPKKTHEVFKRISFKKELERSRIKDLEKNNHSQKNIHEALKRLCFINEFKTSSTKDHETNKYPQKNTQEVFKQISFKNELERTRIKDHEISRSNQSFVNSPETVDEVFLY; encoded by the coding sequence ATGTTTTTTCTACTTGCTTTATTTAGTTTTGCTTTATGCcaaaaatgcacaaaaaataaaattggagaATCGGATGGTGGAAAATTTCTAATTGTTGGCTTGTTTCCTATGAATTGCTCTTCACCAAATGAAATAGACAACAGGACTATTGCTTGGATGGAAGCTATGAAATATACAATAGAGGaggcaaataaattatttaataagagTTTACTTGATTACGTAATTTATGATACTTATGATCCTACAAATATGGATATGACGTCCCTTGCTTTATTAGattcattcaaattttataatgaaagtTCTTGTAGCATTTTTGACATTTGCAGGGATTTAAACGGCCAATTGAATCAAAATcaagtgaaaaatattttgggtTTTGTAGGTCCAGCTGAATCATCTACTTCTATATACGTTCATGAACTAACATCAGTTTATAAGCACATTCCCATTATTAGTTACGCAGCGGTGAGTTTAGaattaaatgacaaaaagttaTATCCTAACTTTTTTCGAACGGTTCCTACTGATGACTTTCAAgctgaatttataaaaaaagttttacaaaaatacaactGGAGATATATTTCAGTAATAGCAGTAGATAGCTCATATGGGAGAGCTGggcttgaaattttaaaacagaactaTGAAAGAGATGATATTTGCATAAATGTTTTGGAAATATTGCAGCAAGCATACGACCCACAAAAGTATTCCGAAATTGCAACACAACTAAACACAAGCCAAGCAAATGTAATAGTATTTTGGGGGCAatttaaaccattatttaactttttacaggAAGCATTAAAGTTAAACTTATCAGACCGCATATGGATTATAAGTAAAGCAGTTggtaaaaactctttttttcttaacttcaaAAATACCCTTAATAATAAGCTTCTGTTTATCAGTTATACAGCTGGAGAAGATcagacatttaaaaattacttttatagcCTAACTTATGAAAATTCTAGTGAATGGCTGAAAGTAATTTTTGAACGAAGCAGATTTGGCAACAATTCAAATGTAAATGTTAAGGAAATCAAAGAAGTATTCGATTTAAGTGGTGTGTTGGTTGTTCAAAACGCTGTAAAAGTTTTCATTGAAGCCTTTTGCGAATATCAAGGATATTCGTGCAATAGTTCAGCTCCAACAGAGCTTCATGACATTAATGACAAATtcaagtttatacaaataatcaaaaatatttcattttatacattaaatagtTCCAAACCTTTACAATTTAATTCAAACCAAAGTTTTGATCctatttattttgaactttataCATACAATGAATCagaatttttattggttgatagATGGTCATACAATGCAACATGTCTAGATACCATTAATAACacaaaatttgaacttttaaaaaaaatatctgtttgTTCCAGTCCTTGCCAACAAGGATATGGTAAAATAATACCACAAGTACAAAAATGTTGTTGGAGTTGCTATCCTTGTTCATTTGACCATATAGTTGTCAATGAAAGCTGTACtaaatgtgaaaaaaacttACTCGCCAatcataataaaacaaaatgcgTTGAGCCCATAACTATCTATTGGAGTTTTAATGATAGTCGGAAATCTCTAAACCCatctttaattttgttatcttcTGGTTTTGGCATACTgacatcaatattttttatatatacatttatcaGAAAGAAATCAACACCAATTGTCCGTTCGTCATGCTATGAATTGTCATTAGTGCAAATGATTATGCATCTTATATGGTTTGTTTTACCGTTTTTAACATTTGAAGAAGAAGCTTATTTAAAATGTGCTATTAGGATATATTGCAGTAGCTTATTGCACGTTTCTATAGTTactattttattagttaaaacaaCTCGCCTTGTTacaatttttggattttgtaaTGATTGCagacattttaaaatagaaatgatTTATTTAAGATCTAAAATCGCTATAATTCTTATATTGTTTCCTTGTATTTTTacagctttaatatttgttgttCATAATAGCAAATTTAAAGTTAACGTGAGTGATGAACCGGATGATGAACAGGATAATGAACTGGTTATTGTGCAGAGGTATTGTGATTCAACCagctttttgataatttatttatgctttgTGTTAATTTTATCGTTTTTATGCGGCATTCAATCGTTTAAAGCTCGAAATCTTCCAAAAACAtacaatgaaaacaaaaatatagcctattctttatttttgtcaaacGTAATTTTGTGTGTGACTGTCGGACTTGTTAGTAGTAATCTgagtattgaaaataaaaagcttttgcTTTGCTTATTATCAAATGCTTTGAACTTTCTTCAGatgaattttatgtttttcaacaaagtaaaaattatatggCTGAACCCCAAAAAAAATACGCATAAagcttttaaacaaattagtttcaaatatgaaattaaaagattaaggATCAAAGGTCATGAAACAAATAATTACCTTCCCAAAAATACACATGGAGCCTTTAAAcgaattagttttaaaaatgagcTTGAAAGATCGGTTATCAAAGATAATGAAACAAACAAATACCCCCCAAAAAAAACACATGAAGTTTTTAAACGGattagtttcaaaaaagaaCTTGAAAGATCAAGGATCAaagatcttgaaaaaaataatcactcCCAAAAAAATATACATGAAGCCCTTAAACgactttgttttataaatgaatttaaaacatCAAGTACCAAAGATCATGAAACAAACAAATACCCCCAAAAAAATACACAggaagtttttaaacaaattagtttcaaaaatgAACTTGAAAGAACAAGAATCAAAGATCATGAAATATCAAGGTCAAATCAAAGCTTTGTAAATTCTCCTGAAACTGTAGATGaggtgtttttatattaa